From the genome of Kaistella daneshvariae, one region includes:
- the aceB gene encoding malate synthase A — METVTTFKIVAKEKYEDIFSPQLKHFLTELHTNFNAERIALLEARKMKQVEFDHHQLPHFLPETEAIRNRNWVCNPLPADLLDRRVEITGPVDRKMVINALNSGASTFMADFEDSNSPTWKNCMEGQQNLSDAINGTITFENENGKKYELGENLATLLVRPRGLHLTEKNIEFNLEKASASLIDFGIFFFRNAKKLIEKGSGPYFYLPKLEYYLEARWWNEVFKFSQNYLEIPQGTIKATVLIETITASFQLDEILFELKEHSSGLNCGRWDYIFSYIKKFRNLPEILVPDRDQVTMTSPFMSAYSKRVIQVCHKRNVHAMGGMAAQIPVKNNEEENEIAYAKVRADKEREVKNGHDGTWVAHPGLVPLAKKIFDELMPTPNQIDKKFEDYQISERDLLEIPKGTITEKGVRKNINVGILYIESWLMGVGAAALYNLMEDAATAEISRTQIWQWLKNKAQLEDGRTLTRDLVLSWQEEELVKIKNYVGEERFKNGKFPLATELFNDLIFNEDFEEFLTFKAYEYLE, encoded by the coding sequence ATGGAAACAGTAACCACTTTTAAAATAGTAGCTAAAGAAAAGTATGAGGATATTTTTTCGCCGCAGTTAAAGCATTTTTTGACAGAACTTCATACCAATTTTAATGCTGAAAGAATTGCTCTTTTGGAAGCCAGAAAAATGAAACAGGTGGAGTTTGACCACCATCAGCTTCCGCACTTTTTACCGGAAACCGAAGCCATCAGAAACCGAAACTGGGTTTGCAATCCTTTGCCCGCTGATTTATTAGATAGACGAGTTGAAATTACAGGTCCTGTTGACCGGAAAATGGTCATCAATGCTTTAAATTCCGGCGCCTCAACTTTTATGGCGGATTTTGAAGACAGCAATTCGCCCACCTGGAAAAATTGCATGGAAGGTCAGCAAAATCTTTCCGACGCGATCAATGGAACCATCACTTTTGAAAATGAAAATGGTAAAAAGTATGAGCTGGGCGAAAACCTTGCAACGCTTTTGGTTAGGCCGCGCGGCCTGCATTTAACGGAAAAAAACATCGAATTTAACTTGGAAAAAGCTTCCGCTTCGCTCATTGATTTTGGAATTTTCTTTTTTAGAAATGCTAAAAAATTAATCGAAAAGGGCAGTGGACCCTATTTTTATTTGCCAAAACTGGAATATTATTTAGAAGCGCGCTGGTGGAATGAGGTTTTTAAATTTTCTCAAAATTATTTGGAAATTCCGCAGGGAACCATAAAAGCCACGGTTTTAATCGAAACGATAACAGCATCTTTTCAGCTCGATGAAATCTTATTTGAATTAAAGGAACACAGTTCCGGATTGAACTGTGGTCGCTGGGATTATATTTTTTCTTACATCAAAAAGTTCCGAAATCTCCCCGAAATTTTGGTGCCGGACCGCGATCAGGTAACGATGACTTCTCCATTTATGAGCGCTTATTCGAAAAGAGTCATACAGGTTTGTCATAAAAGAAATGTTCATGCGATGGGCGGAATGGCGGCGCAAATTCCCGTGAAAAACAATGAAGAAGAAAATGAGATCGCTTACGCGAAAGTACGTGCCGACAAAGAACGTGAAGTGAAAAATGGCCACGACGGAACCTGGGTCGCACATCCCGGCTTGGTTCCCCTTGCAAAAAAGATCTTCGATGAATTGATGCCGACACCCAATCAAATTGACAAAAAATTTGAAGATTATCAGATTTCCGAGCGAGACTTGCTGGAAATTCCAAAAGGAACAATCACCGAAAAAGGCGTTCGGAAAAATATAAATGTTGGAATTCTTTACATCGAATCCTGGCTGATGGGCGTCGGTGCCGCAGCTTTATACAATTTAATGGAAGATGCCGCGACGGCGGAAATTTCCCGCACTCAAATTTGGCAATGGCTGAAAAATAAAGCGCAGCTGGAAGACGGACGAACTTTAACCCGCGACCTGGTTTTGAGCTGGCAGGAAGAAGAATTGGTAAAAATTAAAAATTACGTGGGCGAAGAACGCTTTAAAAATGGAAAATTCCCTTTAGCAACCGAGCTTTTCAATGACTTGATTTTTAATGAAGACTTTGAAGAATTTCTGACGTTTAAAGCGTACGAATATCTGGAGTGA
- the aceA gene encoding isocitrate lyase, producing MKKQEQIQQLEKEWLESPRWTGIKRPYSAEKVLKLRGTYKLDYTIAKLMSEKLWDKLNSQDFVAGLGALTGNQAVQEVDAGLEAIYLSGWQVAADANLSGEMYPDQSLYPANSVPSVVKRINSALLRADQIQSVNDINEANRKEYLVPIVADAEAGFGGNLNAFELMKQMIEAGAAGVHFEDQLSSAKKCGHLGGKVLVPTQEAVNKLIAARLAADVCGVPTVLVARTDADAADLLTSDIDERDRKFVTGKRTSEGFYEVKNGVEQGIDRGLAYANYADLIWMETSNPDLDYARKFAEGIHAKFPGKMLAYNCSPSFNWAAKLSVAEMETFREELAAMGYKFQFITLAGFHALNTSMFELALAYKKRGMAGYSELQEREFALQKEGFRAVKHQNFVGTSYFDEVQTVVTEGNSSTTALAGSTEAEQFH from the coding sequence ATGAAAAAACAAGAACAAATCCAGCAATTGGAAAAAGAATGGCTGGAAAGCCCAAGATGGACTGGAATTAAAAGACCGTATTCCGCAGAAAAAGTGCTGAAACTGCGCGGAACTTACAAACTCGATTACACCATCGCAAAACTGATGTCGGAAAAATTGTGGGATAAACTAAATTCTCAGGATTTTGTCGCCGGTCTCGGCGCTTTAACCGGAAATCAGGCGGTTCAGGAAGTTGACGCAGGTTTAGAAGCCATTTATCTTTCCGGCTGGCAAGTTGCCGCGGACGCCAATTTAAGCGGCGAAATGTATCCCGACCAAAGTTTGTATCCCGCGAATTCAGTGCCGTCCGTGGTTAAACGAATCAACAGTGCTTTGTTGCGCGCGGATCAAATTCAGTCTGTAAATGATATTAATGAAGCAAACCGCAAAGAATATCTGGTGCCAATCGTCGCCGATGCTGAAGCTGGTTTTGGCGGAAACCTAAATGCTTTTGAACTCATGAAGCAGATGATTGAAGCAGGCGCGGCGGGCGTTCATTTCGAAGATCAGCTGTCTTCCGCGAAAAAATGTGGTCATTTGGGTGGGAAAGTATTGGTGCCGACTCAGGAAGCCGTTAATAAACTGATTGCGGCGCGCCTGGCAGCCGATGTTTGCGGCGTTCCAACGGTTTTGGTAGCGCGTACAGATGCTGATGCTGCAGATTTGCTGACTTCCGATATCGATGAACGCGACAGAAAATTTGTGACAGGAAAAAGAACTTCCGAAGGATTTTACGAAGTGAAAAACGGAGTAGAGCAGGGCATTGACCGAGGTTTGGCGTATGCGAATTATGCTGATTTAATTTGGATGGAAACTTCAAATCCGGATTTGGATTACGCCCGAAAATTCGCGGAAGGAATTCACGCAAAATTCCCGGGAAAAATGCTGGCGTATAACTGTTCACCATCTTTTAACTGGGCAGCTAAATTATCTGTAGCTGAAATGGAAACTTTCCGCGAAGAACTCGCCGCGATGGGCTATAAGTTCCAGTTTATTACTTTGGCAGGCTTCCACGCTCTGAATACTTCCATGTTTGAATTGGCTTTAGCCTACAAAAAACGTGGAATGGCAGGTTACAGCGAGCTTCAGGAAAGAGAATTTGCGCTCCAGAAAGAAGGTTTCCGGGCGGTAAAACATCAGAATTTCGTGGGAACCTCCTACTTTGATGAAGTGCAAACCGTGGTAACCGAAGGAAATTCCTCTACCACAGCATTGGCGGGCTCTACTGAAGCGGAGCAGTTTCATTAA